The Gossypium hirsutum isolate 1008001.06 chromosome D03, Gossypium_hirsutum_v2.1, whole genome shotgun sequence genomic interval tttttaatagaaaggaccaatttgctctCTAATTTAatgtatagagactaatttgttcaatttttgagtAAAGGAGTAAAATGCAATTTGGCTCTTAATTCAAGtgtctccatgatacttttaccttttATGTATATATAGCCTGGCATGGGTTTCTGTTTGTGGCTTGTTCCATGAGTGTTCCTATCAGTTTAACTGTTACAATGTTGGATTATTTTTGTAAATGATTAGAATATGATTGTATCAAGCATGAAATCTGTAGAAAATTAGACATTGCACAAGACCCtcatttcctcttctttttttttttcttttttctttttttaaaaatattaaaaaatatatttttagacaCAAAAAATGTAGTTTAAAAGGGGCACATTATGCAATATTACACTGCATATACATTTGTTCTTATTCTTTGGGGCAGGCAATGAAAGGCTTTTAGATAGTAGGACTATTGCATGAAGTTGATACTTGATTGTCTTATATTCGTAACTTTTTGAAGTTTGATTTATTTAGCAAGCTTTTGTTATAGTTGTTAATGGGGAATAAGGACTGCTACATGGTTTGGCCTTCCATTTCGCGTTGTGATCCTATTAACTCTCTCACCTTACCTTACTACTAATATTTGCTTACATCCCTTGTGTGGTTAAagttttttcttttggttaattACATTAGATGTCCCCGAACTATGCTTtcgattttaatttatttctcaaATGCCAAACGTATATTGGTAGTGTATCAATCAAGTCTTTCTATTAGCCTATTGTATCATGGTGCATATTTAGAATATGTGGatcaaagtttaaacatgtttATACCTGGACAACTTGTGTCTAGtatgttaaaaaaatagatattgtattaaaatttaggagggttattttttttaatatgatagATCTAAGCTATCCATgcgtacgtatatatatatgtcttgaATTTGATCCTTGTATTTTAAATGTTTCGAATTAGCATGTAATGTCTAAGCTAACAGCTAGGTCAATGGAGGACCTACTTAAAATCTATATTATAGTTTAGGGACCTCTtgtctaattattattattattatcattatttgcTGAAATAAAAATCTCTTCCCCTTATTTTTCATTTGAGATCTTAATTTTAGAAGCACATGTTTACTGTTTAACGATTATCCATGAAAATTGGCATCTTGTTACTAGAGAGAATACATTTATATCTTacaaaaaaaaccccaaaaaaagataaaaagacacgTGTTAGTACCAGAACTAACAAAGGTTCACATAACATACAGTTCCATAGATCATGGAGTTATCACTGCCCAGCATAACATCTCTTGTATTTATACTTCTTAGATTGATTTTGATCTATCATTCATTATTGTTTCTTACAAGTGTGAAAATGGCACTAGTTAGGGAGAGAAGGCACCAACAGGGACTCCGATTATCTCTACCACCATTGCCGGCAGCCGATTTCCTGCAACAGTCTCATTACACGGCATTGCTATCTGCCATTGGTCCAACATCTCCAGACATCGAAAGCCTCTCTGACCTTGAAAGGCTCTCGGTTATCGGCCATGGCAATGGTGGCACTGTTTACAAAGTCCGGAACCGTAAAAGCTCATCTGTTTACGCGTTGAAAGTGCTTCGTTTTGATCAAAACACCGCCATAAGACATCAAGCGGCATGCGAAGCTGAAATCTTGAAAAGGGTTGATTCGCAATTTGTTGTGAAATGCTTCGCGGTGTTCGATACTATTGGAGGAGAGCTTTGTTTCGTAATGGAACATATGGAAAGAGGATCGTTATACGACGAACTTCGGGTGAGGGCAAATTTGCCTGAAGATGTAATTTCGGGGATAGCCCGAAGTGTCTTGCGAGGGTTACAATACCTACATGGAATGCAAATCGTGCATGGTGATATAAAACCATCGAACCTATTGATAAATGGGAAAGGAGAAGTGAAGATTGCAGATTTTGGAGTGAGTAAGATTGTCGTAGGCACACGGAATGCCTACGATACGTTCATGGGAACATGCGCTTACATGAGCCCTGAGAGGGTCGATCCTGAGAGGTGGAATGGGGGTAATGCTGATGGTTTCGTTGGCGATATTTGGTCGCTAGGCGTGGTGGTGTTGGAATGTTGTGTCGGTCGTTATCCGTTAATTGGTCTCGGAGAAAAACCCGACTGGGCAGCATTGATGTGCGCTATATGCTTCGGAGAAAGGCCGCAGATGCCGGAAACGGTTTCGCCATATTTTAGGAGCTTTGTGAGAAGGTGTCTGGAGAAAGATTGGAGAAACAGAGGGACAGTGGATGAGCTTCTTCATCACCCTTTTGTGAATGGCACTTTTGAATTGCGATAAAGGATTCGTCAATTTTGAGGGCCTTTTTCTTTGTAGTTTTAGGGTTTCTCCAATCGTTTGATCAGAGGCTTATTTTGGGGGTTTTCAAATTAACGAGTTTTTTCAATTTGCATCGAAAATTAAGAGCACTAATTTGCATTTGTGACTGCAAATCTAAACCCTGTATTTAACTTTTTTACTTGGAGAAATAAATTACACCTAAATAGGTTTTAGTTGAGCACTAACAAAGAAGAGATATACTGTAGAAAAGTTAAAatcaaagttttttatttaaattatttgagtatCAATCTGTTTGgttcaattaaataattgaaatacaatattaaaaaaaattatcaaaaataatttaaaaatcaattaagtttttaattaaatagtaCAATCAATCATGATAattgactttttttaaaattttgatgatgtGACAACTAATATAGCAGAATTTTTAATTTGGCTTAATTTGTGATTTGACTTCCcaagtatatttattttttcactttGATACCTAAGCTTTTTTTTATCCCAATTTGATACTTAAAATATTCTTCTATCATGATGTTTAGTCTAAAAAGTTAATTGACGTTAAAAGAAATTTCCAACAAATTAGAGAATGCCACATGGTGgcttatatattttcataaaaaaatattttttcacttTAGTTTTCATCAGCTtttgatgtttatatattttgttagtttagtcttagttttaaaaaatttaataaatttaatctcgGCATTTACAAAAACATTATGAAAAACATTAACGATGTGATTAATTATCCTTAACTACTTACTTTTGAAATTGACAGGGACTAAATTGCTTAGATTTTTTTAGAGGAACTGATTTGctcaatatcgaaattgatagGGACTGGAAAGACCTTTTTTCctaaattacatatttatttgaaATTGGTTAAATCTatcaattcaattataaaaattcatGACTGATAACTGACTTACATAAAAGATTATCTTTAACTATCGTAACTGACTGAACCGGCTTAACCAAAAACCATGGGTTAAACCGGTTTGAACCAACTTTTGCTCACCCTATGTCTCAAGGTGACCCAAAAGTAAACAAACATGATGTCAATTTCTACTTGATAAAATTGTTCTCTAGGTATCATTAagttaagaaatataaaaaaaggtaGCACAATCACAATTTCATGGAAATAAGACACTATGCAaatgcatatatgtatgtatgcatattGACATGAAAACCAAAGAATTAAAACTCTTACCACGGTAAATATCAGAAGAAGTGTAAAACAAAAGGGTAAAATACACAAAAAGTCTACAAACCCAAACACCAACTTTCAGAAAAGAGACACACCGCCATCCCAAAGAACAAACACATGATGATAATGGATGATAGAGCTACCCGCAATATAGTATACTAAGACTAGGAGTGAACTCCTGTTGGCCATCATTTCTCATAGAACAACATAATCAAATACATAGGCGAAGAGATCACCGTCTCGTTGCTGAGATGATCTTTAGTTTCCGATTAGACTACTAGTAGTATGACCACAATCAGAATCACGATTCCAAATATCACCATAAGCAAGCAGGTCTGCCCAAAAAAAGGAGTAACGAATTAAGTTCTTGGATGGATTTGATTATGGGAGCTTTCGATGATGAAACCAACGTAAAAGTACTATTGAGCCCCATGTACTAGAATTCAGATTGCATTTTTCTCCCTTTACTcagaaaatagataaattagtctttatacatCGGATCAAAAAGCAAATTAATCCTTCggctaaaaattccatccatttttactgttaaaaactagtctTTGTACATTATCGTAAGATACACGTGGTACACCATGTCACTATTTGATTATTCTGTTAACAACATTAGTTTTTAACAgtgtaaattgatgaaatttttaataaaaatgatcgCTTTACTCATTGATTTAATGTACAGGAAttaattttcccattttttttatttgaagggacaaaatataatctaactcctagtacatgagcctccatggtacttttactcaTCGACAGTTTACTAGACAACTCAGGTGTGCAATCAATAGGGATTCACATGCCCACCAAAGGAAAGAAGCCATAGACTAGATCCATCAGATTGGTTGTGGATTGGTTAATCTTAGTTTGGAACAATtgggaattttaaaattttcaggtcATTTCGCATTCAGGTTGTTTCATGTTCAAACCATTTCAAGTTAAGATCATTCAAGAAGGCCACTTGAGTTTTTCGGGTTAGATCATCTTGAGTTCATATCATTTTGGTTTACTTGAAAAGTCATTTCGGGTTTGGATCATTTGTTTCAGATTCAAGCTATTTCGGGTTTGAGTCAAATCATATTGAATCGAGCTTGAATTTGGGTAAATCAAGGTTGAAACTTTTTGGTTGAGATCACAAGTCGACCGCACACTATGTCCAATGGCCCCCCAATAAAAGGGGGACAAACAAAGTGGGTATGTTAGTCATGATGGTGCTTTACATATTGTGCAAAATTTTAGAAtccaataaaacataaaaatcagaGCATTGCATGTTACCAGGGAAGAATTTGATCTCTGAGTCTTTGCAGCTTTCGCAAGTTGGGATTTAGCCTGTATAGTGGCAGCCCGTGAATTCTCGATATGAGTCCCAATGTCATCTGCAGAATAGATTGAGTTTCACTACTTTTAAAAACATAACCTAAATGGTCAGAAAATTCATCGTGATCTAATGCAAAAACTGAAATGCTTTACCAATCATAGTTCCTTGCTCATGTACTAGCACTGCGAGATCTTTGAAGATCTCATTCACCTCACCAATTTGCTGCTGAATTTCTTGAATTCCTTGTTCTCTTTCTTCAATGACAGCCTCATTAAATGTGATCTCATTATCCAACAGCAAAACCTTCTGTCTGCAAGAAGAAGATTTTCAAAACTAAGGCCATAGTGTGATAAtacattcataaaaataaatactatgaTAACAAAACAGATAAACGGTCTACAAACAAATAGCACGGTGGATCACATAAAGTTTTTCCAAAAATCAGGGAACAAATCATAGGAAACCTGTATTGAATCTATAAATGGCTTGAAGGAATGAATATGAGAAATTGCCCTTCCTAAGTATTTAGAATCCTTCATTGTATTGCCCTTCTATATTGATTATGATGCTCTAATCTAATACATGCATATATAGATAACAAACAGGAAAAAAGTGTACGTACACAAACAAACACATACCAGGAAAAATAACTGGCCTGGACTATGGAGGATTCATATAAGTCCAGAATCTATATAAAAAACTGAACCAAACTGCTTAAGGACTATGAACAACAAATAGGaacaaaaaaacaagaaaatccATCTCCAGATTCCAGAAAAAAGATAAAGTCTGCATGATATATGTAAAGGATGATTCACAAGAATTTATAAAGAGAACTTACCTTCTTGATTCCAGAAGAAAGGCTTGCTGTACAGCCCCTCCATCTGAACCTACATCTACCTCATCAGCCGAGTAACTGTGTATAACGGGAACAAACATCGAGCATAAGAATAACATGCAAACGCTTAAATcatgattaaaatgtaacacaaaaGTGACCACCATATCCTTTGTATTTGCAACCGTTAAATTGCagaaaatcaataataaatatggATGTTTTATAAGTAATTTGTTAAAAATGACTTTATTTGTTCATGTATGCCATGAACACCAAACATTGAATGCACTACAATCCATCTATTTACGGATAAACCTTCCTACAGTTAGATACCTTGAAGGAAGAACTGCCTTGGGAACAGATGGAGCGTATGATGTTTCCCTTTCAGCTGCAAGTCGTTGAGCCTTCTGAAACTCTTTCAAAACTGCTTGAAAATCTTTTGCAAGTTTAGCATCTGCTACCTTCTTGCTGGCCTATAATtaattaaaggaattaaaaggCATCAAGCACTTCCTCAAGAGAAATGCGAGGGAGGGAAAAGAGAGGCAGGCAGGGTCCCTGGCCCcctctaaaatggaaaatttgcaCTTGCAAACACTACAAAATCTataagattataagttaataaatgataaaattacattttggccccCCGAAAATCCTAAAGTTTATGAAGATATAAGCTAATACAATGGTAAAATTGGATTTTAgctctcataaaatataataacttaatttcaatccaaaattttttttggttttgaccCTGATCAAGCGATTTAGGCAATAAGTTCATTAATCTATGCATGAATTGCCACAAACATAAtagaatgaatatatatatgtatgtgtgtatatgaatGGAAAACACCAAGTTTATCATCCCGAACTTACACTAATTCCGGCACTGTGATCTGTTTCACTAGCTTGTTTAAGTTTAGCCGAAGTGTCCTTCACTAATTGCCCAATATGTAGCCTTGTTTTATGCCTGCCAAGTTAACCATATCAGCTACACTGAACACTGATAATCTAATTAGCATATAGTAAAAAATCACTTAAGAAATTCGAAAGAAAGAACTACTTGCCCACGCAATACAAGGAAGTAGTCTGCTAACTGGCAGTATATATAAAGAAACAAGTGAATCATCCGTAATTGAATCTTTCAAATAGAAGATCGAAGCTAAGCTAAGTGCAATTGaacaaaattaaactaaaatttcgtGTATTCTGAATCAAAATCAGAAGACTATGAAGATTGAAATCATGTGATCACTTAAAAATTGCAATGGCAATTGAATTGGGCAAGAACTCACAGCTTTTCTCGGAGCTCAGGCGTATCCTTAGGAGTACCGAGGGCGTTGACGAGCCGCTGAAAGGTGGAGACTGCGGTGTTGATCTGGAAAATGCCAGAGGCAACTGCTTGCGTGGCGTCTTGCTTGCCGTTGATTAGGTTTTGCCTCGACACCAATGGCCGTCCGGCTTCCAGATCTCGAAAGCTCATGATTACTGCTCCACTATATAGCTGTGTTTGTAATAAACCCTCGCTTTCCcgagaaaattttgagattaaatTTTTTCGGGAAAGAGGGTGGGAAAATAACAAACACGGCGAGAAGGctgttaaagaaaaaaaagaagactaCATATATACTAATTTCTTAGCTGAGTTTATgtatgaattaaaatatattaaattattttattgatattataaataaattttaatcattgtaaattttcttttatatattttgtaaataaaaataatgttttaaaccaTTTTATTTCCTAAATTAAATATAGATGAAAAAATGATTTTGGAATAcattaatttgttattataaattccatttataataaatgttttaagtttttaaaaaaatatttttttatttttctaaaattccaAACCTATAAATaatctttattataataaaatccaattaacataaaaatccttataattaaaaaaatttctaattagcATAAAGTATTAcataataaacattaattttttaaatttgtttcacattttaactttttaaaaatatatatttaatataagtaattaaaaaattatattaataaaaaaaatcatataatggaATAAAATTGGAATAAAAATTCATTTAGGATGAATTATGATGaaatcaactttttatttatttgttattttaatttattattttcaatatattttaatcttttccAATAAATTACACCAAATGAATGTTAgaaaacattatttatttttaactttgtaaaaatattagttatatatttaccttaccatgtattttttaaataataaatttttttattttgtgaaaataatatttttattagaatATTCTAAAATGGGTAAtggatattttatttaaatttattttagaaatattaattttatatttgtttttattacttAAGTGGTATAcgtatttaaaagttaaaagaatttattttgatttaaaagtAACAAATTTTTGTTCAGCCGATAGTCACAAACCGATCTAGAATATTCCcaaatagaaaataaagataCATACCAGAGACAATAAAAGTTTACAGTCAAGAAGCTTAAAAATCGGATTTTATAATGAATAtgtttaactaaaaaaatgaatatttgtttataaaaaataaataataattttaattattatgtattatgtattataagaaaatattttatatgagaaaattgagtttttatttataaaaattaaataattttaaattaatatttattttaaattgcatACTCATGCAAATCAagcatttatttaattattaaaaaaaattaaatgaaaaaaaatgagagaGTGTCACTTGTCGCATATATAGCCTATGTAGTTTGTTATATtttatctatctatctatatatatgatatataattAGGTGAAAAAGAATAAATGGAACATGAAAATCATATGGTGAAATTTGGAGAGGCAGTGACACATATGGGTGATATAGATAAAATGATTCAATGTTGTTGCTTTATTGATTCGATTCAAAGGATTTGATTAGGAATTTATTGGCATATCAGTTTAAAATAAGAGATTAGTTTAGTTGACTTgttatatttattcatttaaattagACAAATCGATCAAAacgaaaattgatggtttgacaAGTTTGATCACCAAATTTATCTTAAAAACTTGAAGTTGACTTGAACCAAGTTCATCTTAATAAGCGGATGGTCATTGAGgcgaatttttaaaaattttgattatactcttaaatttttttgaaacttttaattaaatcgtctaatatatttggaaaatcgtattaaacctttcaaaatttttaaaaatttgagtcgtacacacttttttttttaattttgttaggtttataaaaaaatttaaaaccctCAATCCTCCAAAATTTAATATCAAGATTAGGCACTTATGGTTCTCTTATCCAAGACACTAGTTTATAGTGTTGGATAGAAGTGTCCATGGGTCGGACCAGATCCGGTCCAACAAAAAGTTTAGGCCCGTTTGTTAGGCATGGCCCgaaaatgggcctaaaaatttgtccaagcctgacctagataaaaatatcaaaacccGAGTCCAATCCGCCcgtattaatttatatatattttaaaaatatataatatatcaaaaatgttaaaaacattcaaataaatatctcccaacaaactgaaaataaattaaaaatatatatacttaaataatactaagataaatgtaacttaacaagcaaatgcgaaggataataacaaaattaacaataaaacgagagttatacaatatccaaataataacaataaaatagtagcaacataattatgaaatggtaacaaaatagggaaaaaagaagaagagaatagtaagaaaataataaaaaagcagGGTTTTATTTCATATTTAGGTCGGGTCGGACCAAGCTTGGGCCAAAAGCCTTATCAAGACCTAGCCTGTTTTCTAAACGGGATTTATTTTTTGGTCAAAGCCTATTTTTGGGCCTATGATTTAACCAAAATCCTCTCACTTTTCAATTGAGTTTTCAGACCGAAAAACCATGAACAGGTCTAGTGTTTGATTCCTTTTTTAGGTTGTTTTTCCTACTATTGGGTAGGCACAAGTCAAGGGCAAGACCTTAAGCTAGGAATGATGATAGGTGAATCATGAAATCCACTTTGGATGGCGAATGGTATTCGGGTCATTGGTTTTCCTTTTTTTATCTCAAACCTTGCTCATTTTGAGAAGAGATAAATCCATTTAATCTCTAAATTTGGATTCCATTCAAGAGTTATAACATTATGATACTCTAGATTATGCCATATtatcacttaatttttttttaaaaaatataatatatatttatttaaaaaaattccaataTTAATAAATTCCAAGTGCAAAGACCAAATTAGAAAAACCTTGCAAAATTCACAAACAaatgtgaataaaaaaattactaaatctAAGTACTAAATATTTGCAAAGGGTTCAAACTTTACAATGGACTCAGATTTTTTAATATTAGTAACCAAAAAGCAATTTCTCCTATTTTTTGgtggttattaaattattagttaatttttttatcattataaaatagttactcaacaattactattttttttttaaattccagtTATAAAAAGTTAGTTTTGTCTTTTTATCACTAAGAgggac includes:
- the LOC107938588 gene encoding mitogen-activated protein kinase kinase 10 yields the protein MELSLPSITSLVFILLRLILIYHSLLFLTSVKMALVRERRHQQGLRLSLPPLPAADFLQQSHYTALLSAIGPTSPDIESLSDLERLSVIGHGNGGTVYKVRNRKSSSVYALKVLRFDQNTAIRHQAACEAEILKRVDSQFVVKCFAVFDTIGGELCFVMEHMERGSLYDELRVRANLPEDVISGIARSVLRGLQYLHGMQIVHGDIKPSNLLINGKGEVKIADFGVSKIVVGTRNAYDTFMGTCAYMSPERVDPERWNGGNADGFVGDIWSLGVVVLECCVGRYPLIGLGEKPDWAALMCAICFGERPQMPETVSPYFRSFVRRCLEKDWRNRGTVDELLHHPFVNGTFELR
- the LOC107938586 gene encoding syntaxin-22; this encodes MSFRDLEAGRPLVSRQNLINGKQDATQAVASGIFQINTAVSTFQRLVNALGTPKDTPELREKLHKTRLHIGQLVKDTSAKLKQASETDHSAGISASKKVADAKLAKDFQAVLKEFQKAQRLAAERETSYAPSVPKAVLPSSYSADEVDVGSDGGAVQQAFLLESRRQKVLLLDNEITFNEAVIEEREQGIQEIQQQIGEVNEIFKDLAVLVHEQGTMIDDIGTHIENSRAATIQAKSQLAKAAKTQRSNSSLTCLLMVIFGIVILIVVILLVV